From Quercus lobata isolate SW786 chromosome 1, ValleyOak3.0 Primary Assembly, whole genome shotgun sequence, one genomic window encodes:
- the LOC115955073 gene encoding uncharacterized protein LOC115955073: MVDQGSGAEIMYSELYKGLGLKPEDLSKYDTPLVGFDGRIVTPKGMIKLPVQMGCEVVEVDFIMVYAYSPYTTILARPWLYAMGTVSSTLHMKVKYPIEGCVRELQSIVGVSEVSDRMTKISVQCEELEKIVLGLENDKYFQIGTQLPLAEKEEFLVFLRNNLDVFARSTYEALRVDLEFICHHLNVNLAITPRRQQPRRSSKEHAEVVKEEFNKLKKAGAIKEVFLSIMVGQHRGSQEEVR, translated from the exons ATGGTAGATCAAGGAAGTGGGGCTGAAATTATGTATTCGGAACTATACAAAGGGTTGGGGTTGAAACCTGAGGACCTCAGTAAGTATGACACCCCCTTGGTAGGATTTGACGGGAGAATTGTGACCCCCAAAGGGATGATTAAATTGCCCGTGCAAATGGGTTGTGAAGTAGTTGAAGTAGACTTCATTATGGTTTATGCCTATTCCCCCTACACTACAATTTTGGCAAGGCCATGGCTCTACGCTATGGGGACAGTCTCCTCAACTTTGCATATGAAAGTGAAGTATCCAATTGAGGGGTGCGTTAGGGAGCTA CAATCAATAGTTGGAGTGTCAGAGGTCTCGGATAGAATGACAAAGATTAGTGTACAATGTGAAGAATTGGAGAAGATTGTCCTTGGTTTggaaaatgataaatatttccAGATCGGAACACAACTACCTCTAGCTGAGAAGGAAGAGTTCTTAGTCTTTCTGAGAAATAACTTAGATGTTTTTGCTCGGAGCACATACGAGGCTTTGAGGGTAGATTTGGAGTTCATATGCCATCACCTCAATGTGAACCTAGCCATAACACCGAGGAGGCAGCAGCCTCGACGATCTTCTAAGGAACATGCTGAAGTAGTAAAAGAGGAATTCAACAAGCTCAAAAAGGCTGGGGCCATCAAGGAGGTTTTTTTATCCATAATGGTTGGCCAACACCGTGGTAGTCAAGAGGAAGTCAGGTAA
- the LOC115955078 gene encoding uncharacterized protein LOC115955078: protein MPFGLKNAGSTYQRMVTRMFEAHLGKNVEAYKDGMVVKSKEKFKHFGDLDEIFSILRKHELCLNASKCSFDVGLGKFLGWKDFAWSKECDRAFEEFKKYLAHPPILSKPEKEEVLYAYIEFTAHAALLRKLDYTRRVAKWGTMLGAFDIRYLPRTVVSGHVLANLVAKFTKGMEKDGTEEGGMPDKEILVITTSHSLLWELYVNKAANQKGSAIEIVLVSPECITIEKSLKLSFPAMNNEAEYEALWAGLNAVKKLGGKAVEVFCDLRLIVGLVIEEFEAKDQRMQWYLSQVKQLQSNFEAFSIEQIPRSRNFHANSLATLATLLGEGLPRIIMVEDLVASSWDSQVLVGVNVVHVGPSWMDLVVSFLRDGTLLEDRTEAKKVRRKAPWY, encoded by the exons ATGCCCTTTGGCCTAAAGAACGCTGGCTCCACCTATCAAAGAATGGTGACAAGAATGTTTGAAGCTCATTTAGGCAAGAATGTGGAGGCTTATAAAGATGGcatggtggtgaagagcaaAGAGAAGTTCAAGCATTTTGGGGATTTGGATGAAATCTTTTCAATCCTGAGGAAGCATGAGTTGTGTCTAAATGCTTCTAAATGCTCCTTCGATGTGGGATtagggaaattcttggg GTGGAAAGATTTTGCTTGGTCCAAGGAATGTGATAGGGCCTTTGAGGAGTTTAAGAAGTACTTGGCCCATCCACCAATTTTGTCCAAACCTGAGAAGGAAGAAGTCTTGTATGCCTATATAGAATTCACAGCCCATGCA GCATTGCTCCGAAAATTGGATTATACAAGAAGAGTAGCAAAGTGGGGAACCATGTTGGGAGCATTTGACATCAGGTACTTACCTCGTACAGTTGTAAGTGGGCATGTTTTGGCTAACCTGGTAGCTAAGTTTACTAAGGGAATGGAAAAGGATGGCACCGAGGAGGGAGGTATGCCTGACAAAGAGATTTTGGTGATTACAACGTCACACTCGCTACTTTGGGAATTATACGTGAATAAGGCCGCTAACCAGAAGGGTTCAGCGATCGAAATTGTTCTAGTATCTCCTGAATGCATAACTATCGAGAAATCCTTGAAGTTAAGCTTTCCAGCCATGAATAATGAAGCAGAATATGAAGCTCTTTGGGCTGGCTTAAATGCTGTAAAGAAACTTGGAGGCAAGGCCGTGGAGGTATTTTGTGATTTGAGGCTCATTGTGGGGCTAGTGATAGAAGAATTCGAGGCTAAGGATCAAAGGATGCAATGGTATCTAAGCCAAGTGAAACAATTGCAGTCTAACTTTGAGGCATTTTCTATAGAGCAAATTCCCAGGAGTAGAAATTTCCATGCTAACTCATTAGCGACCCTAGCCACCTTGTTAGGAGAAGGCCTACCGAGAATTATTATGGTAGAAGACCTAGTGGCATCCAGTTGGGACAGCCAGGTCCTTGTCGGAGTAAATGTAGTACATGTTGGCCCGAGCTGGATGGACCTAGTGGTGTCATTCCTAAGGGATGGAACACTGCTTGAAGACAGGACCGAGGCTAAAAAGGTTCGAAGAAAGGCACCATGGTACTAG